A window of Castanea sativa cultivar Marrone di Chiusa Pesio chromosome 1, ASM4071231v1 contains these coding sequences:
- the LOC142632787 gene encoding uncharacterized protein LOC142632787 — translation MNPPILSRPEKEEVLYAYLAITDYAVSLVLIWDDDGVQKPIYYISKSLQEAERRYLPLEKALLAVVHATRKLPHYFQAHTIVTAIKGHVLVDFVVEFIESDTKQEDVILVVMSIELGNVPFWEVYTDGASNRKGAGIGIVLITPEKLVMEKSLRLGFIATNNEAEYEALLAGAQMIRHLGGEIVELYCDSRLVVRQVNGEFEAKDESMKKYLERVKGVLSLFKSFQL, via the exons ATGAATCCACCGATACTATCACGGCCGGAAAAGGAAGAGGTGTTGTATGCCTATTTGGCCATCACGGACTATGCTGTAAGTCTTGTCTTAATATGGGATGATGATGGGGTTCAAAAACCAATCTATTATATTAGTAAATCCTTGCAAGAGGCCGAGCGGCGATATTTACCTTTGGAAAAGGCTCTTCTAGCCGTTGTACATGCAACAAggaagcttccccattatttccaagctcatacGATAGTG ACGGCTATTAAAGGGCATGTTCTTGTTGATTTCGTGGTTGAATTCATAGAAAGTGACACTAAGCAAGAAGATGTTATACTAGTCGTAATGTCTATTGAGCTTGGGAATGTCCCTTTTTGGGAAGTCTATACGGATGGGGCATCAAATCGAAAGGGCGCCGGTATTGGAATTGTGCTGATTACTCCTGAGAAGTTAGTTATGGAAAAGTCATTAAGGCTTGGATTTAtagccactaataatgaggccgagtatgaagctcttTTGGCAGGCGCTCAAATGATTAGGCATCTGGGAGGAGAAATAGTGGAGTTATATTGTGATTCCAGATTAGTTGTCAGACAAGTCAATGGAGAGTTTGAGGCAAAAGATGAAAGCATGAAAAAATACCTCGAACGAGTCAAAGGAGTGTTAAGTCTGTTTAAGAGTTTTCAATTATGA